The Neoarius graeffei isolate fNeoGra1 chromosome 10, fNeoGra1.pri, whole genome shotgun sequence sequence CAAATACAAATATGTCCACAGACATGGTGACGAGATATGAAAATGAGCTTTAACAACACTaacgtataaaaaaaaaaacattgcctcAAAATGTGCAAACACTGCTTCAAATGTGCaaaaacaaaattaaacattTCTGTGCCATTCAGTGCTGTGATAaagtaatatataaaatataaagtaaaaGTTTTCAATGTTTGTCCCTATAAAACAATAATGGTAacctaaaaaaatacaaaataaaacaatTTGTTAACATAAACATAATTATTTGTATGggcacaaaataaaacatttcaaaaaaagtaatAGGCTACACTGGCCTATGGCTTTTCAGTCCTCCTCACGTGGGGCATATTTCTCAGATGACTGAATCTTTCCCAACAATTGTCTATTGCCGATTAAATAGGAATGGAAATCTTTGCAGGTCATGTTCTTGAAATTGTACTGTGTGCACAGAATCCCCTTCAGTGAATCAACAGACAAGCGATTCCTCTCCTTGGTCCATTGGGCTTGCATCAGTGAAAAGATTCGCTCAACATTTGCATTGTGAGCaggtatggcaaaaaaaaaaaaaaaaacctgtgccaTCTTAAGCAGCTCTGAATGAAAATCGACACACTTGGATCTTTCAGAGAATTTGGTCCACCTCTGGTGTGCTAGTAGATCACTGAAGTCTGCATCACTGTTACTTCTCTCAATGAATTTCTTTAGATTGGTGACCTGATCAAAGCACTTTGAATCATCAATTTCCACCCCTTTCCCAGCTAGGTGCCTGATGCAGCCTTCTACGTCATACCAGTCAGGAATTTCACGCAGATCCATCCACATAAAAGTGGAAAACTCCTCCATGGGTGCCATCCATCTCTCTAGATAGTCAGAACATGAACTGTACAGGTCCTGTACTTGAGCACTGAAATGGTCACACATTTGTCCATATCCATCCTTCTGCTTTTGTGCCAGCATACTCTTGATTTTAAGAGGCATGAAGTTGTTCATCTTGCGTTCATGAAGCATGCTCTGGACCCTGTTCAGAATCCTCTTTACTTCCACAACTGAATTGCTCTCCCTCTCTTGGATATGCGACTGAAATACACACAAGTGAATGCATTTGCCAGAGGTAAATCTCACTGAACTCGTCTTCAGGAAAACTTCCTGATCTGCATTGGTGGCTTTTCCTGTGATAAACAGAATGCTTTCAAAGCTGGATACATCTGTAGCAATCTCTCAATCCCTGGGAATAATGACAGCCATCGTGTCTTGCTATGAGATTGGAAAGTTctaaattcaacttcagcaaactCACAGTACTCCTTCAGACTCTCTGTGTGCACAGTGTAAATGTGGAAATGTTGATAAGTTTTGAAAATGATGTGCTCAATGTCAACATCCAGTGTGTCTGCTCCATGGTGAACCACATTGTTCAGAATATGTGCTGGACAGCCTACACCAATAAGAGCTGTGTTCTGCAAGGACTTTTTTAAATTGGCAAACACATTCCTCCCGTCCTCATTATGCCGGATTCCTCCAAACATTGTATTGCAGTTGTCACCAGTAAATGCAATGTATTTAGAAAATATCCCATTCTTTTCCACTGTGTCTTATGTACTGTGCAATAGTGTCAGCTGATTTATTTGGGGTGCTTTTAATTTCAAGTAATTTACTTTGCACACCACCGTTCTTCCAATCAAAATACTGAATGAGCAGAGGGAATATTTTCACTGCTCCGTGACTGCTGCCATCAGTAGACACGCCACAGTAGGGAATATCTTGAAGTGCTTCTAGAGCAAAGTCAACAGAATGTGGGGCTATCACGGTGTTTACAATTGCTTCTGTCTTTGTTCGAGCACTTGAGAAGTTTTGAGCTGTTGGGGTATCTGTGAAAACCTTTTTTAACAAGCCAGATGTGCAGTCCATTGACCTGTAGCTTTCGTGGTGCTTAACCGTGTAAAAAGCATAGGCACCCTCTGCTGCAGTGACAGCTGCACTCTCGGATTTACTTACAAAAAACTCTGAGTTTGGATGATGAGCTCTCACCCCTCACTGCCGTTGTATGCTTGGCTGAACTTGTGTGCTTGTAAGTCGTTGGCACCTTTATTTGCCACTGACACGCAAGTGCCCGCTTTACACGTCAGACACTCAGCTTCGTATGGATCGCGATCAAGACGAAAGCATGGAAATTTCTTTTTTAGTTCACCCATGAACTTACATTTACATCTCAGCATAGCTGCAGAGATGCCGGgtacatgtgctctctttgataAACAAGGAAGCTCACGGCGCGCTACCTTTGGTGCACACTGACCAATTAAATGATTAGCCCACAGAAAAGGCTATCGACCAGTGGGCCTGAGATAGGGTGCAATCAGGGGGGCTGAGGCGGCGATTTGGGTGGAACTTTGACCAGGTGGATAACGATAACAAACGTGGAAGGTTTGAAAGTAAAATACTGTacagtgaatgtaaagtggacaaTGGCAGAGGAATCAGATGACAGTAATATAAGAGATCATTATGGTTTGGATGATGATGAAATGTTTTGGGAGGAAGTGAGGAAAAAACAAGCGAGACCAAGATTAGATTCTAACAGCAGCAATGAATCCGTAAACACTGTTAAAAGGAGCAAACCTGAATTAAGAACTAGAACCAAGGAGCCAGACAAAGAGGTTTGGAAAGTAATCATAGTGTTTGATCAACAAGGAAGGCCAGATCTACATCCCATTCATGTTACCAAagcaatagaaaaagaaataggtAAAATTAATCATGCTCGATTTATGGGAAATGGTAGGCTACTGATTTTTGCAGCGTCTGAAGCTCAGCGAGATAAGATCTTAAAGAAGACTACATTAAATCGTTCTAAAATAACATCACGCATCCCAGGATTAGCGGCAAAGAAAAGAGGAGTTATAACTGGGATTCCAGTTTCAGTGTCCACTGATGAGGTCAAGAACAATCTGAAAGGGGGAGAAATAGTTGATGCAAAATGCTTGTCTAAAggcaaagaaaaaaacagtttgtcAGTTTTACTCATTTTTAAGAATGAAATGCCTGCCAAAGTCCAAATGGGTTTCATGAGCTACCCAGTGCGAGAATTCATTCCCCCTCCGATACGATGTTTTAAATGTCAACGTTTTTGCCATGTAGCAGCACAATGTAGAGGTAAACTTAGATGTGCAAAGTGTGGAGGTGAACATGAGTATGGGAAATGTGGGCAGAATGTTCAGTTAGAATTTTGCAACTGTGGAGGTCAGCATAGTGCTGCTTATGGAGGAtgtgagagacagaaggaggcaAAGAAAGTTCAGAAACACAAACTAACTCATCAGGTGTCATATGCTAATGCACTAAAGGAGATAAATAGAAATAAGAAAGACATGAAACATTAACAGATTTGTATCTCCAACAGAGCAAAATTCTTGGACTCCAAGACAGAATGGTGGGAACCATATACATCAACAGACAAAGGTAGGCCTGCCAAGGTCTAACCCAATGATAGAATGTTGTGAATGCAAAACAAGAATTTCAAAAGAGACTCTACTGATCAAGAAAAATGAATCCATAGCATTTATCTGTTCTATAGTTAATGTCACAATACAGCACTCTAGGAAGAGTGACAGAATTAGATCAGTTGTGGAAACCGCAAATGAATTTTTGGGTACCACAACCAAAGCTGATGAAATTCATGAAATGTTAAATAATAAATATGGAGAATCTCAAATTGGTTAAATGTCTAATGGTGTTGATCATTCTTCAGTGGAATGCAAGAAGTCTGATTACAAATGGACAAGAGTTTAAAATGTATGTGCATGAATTAAATAGTAAACCAGATGTTATCTGTATACAGGAAACATGGTTAAAACCACATTTGGATTTTGTCTTAGAAGGTTATAACAACATTAGATATGACAGGGGGAaagatagagaaggagtgtcaaACAGGCATTTGAGTACAGCTGAGGAACATGAATGTATTGTGACTGAAATTTTGAATGGAGATAATGGTAAAtacactgccgttcaaaagtttggggtcactttgaaatttccttatttttgaaagaaaagcactgttcttttcaatgaagatcactttaaactaatcagaaatacactctatacattgctaatgtggtaaatgactattctagctgcaaatgtctggtttttggtgcaatatctccataggtgtatagaggcccatttccagcaactctcactccagtgttctaatggtacaatgtgtttgctcattgcctcagaaggctaatggatgattagaaaacccttgtacaatcatgttagcacagctgaaaacagtttagctctttagagaagctataaaactgaccttcctttgagcagattgagtttctggagcatcacatttgtggggtcgattaaatgctcaaaatggccagaaaaatgtcttgactatattttctattcattttacaacttatggtggtaaataaaagtgtgacttttcatggaaaacacaaaattgtctgggtgaccccaaacttttgaatggtagtgtacataaTTGTTAATTACTATAACCCATGTAAAGCTTTAACAAATGAACTGTTGAGAAACATTATTAAAAGATCTCATAGAGAGAtatggtgtggggattttaatgccCATAATAGCTTACGAGGAAGTAAACACACAGATCTAAATGGGGAGACTGTTGAAGAAATGATAAATGAAAGAATGCTAGTATGTCTAAATAATGGCAGTGGTACACAGATGAATATATACAAGAATGAAACCTCATGTATTGACCTGACTTTAGTTGATAGGAAATTAGCCAGTAAATGTGAACGGGAGGTAGACCAGAAAACAAGCATTGGTAGCTATCATTTTCCTATCTTTTGTAAAATTGAAGTTGAAATGAAGACTGAAGAAAGTTACATTCATCATAAATGGCATTTTATGAAAGCAGACTGGgagaaatttttaaaaaagttgcaatgaagaaatgaaaaatattccAAAAACTGATCAAACTATAGAGCAGATGAATGATAACCTAAGCATCCTCATTCTTACTGCAGCTAGTCAGagcattcataccccttgaactttttcacatttttccaccttacaaccacgaacttaaaagttttttattgagattttatgtgatagagcaacacagagtagcacataattgtgaagtgaaacgaaaatgataaatggtcttcaaaattttaaacaaataaaaatctgaaaaatgtggtgtgcattagtattcagccccatgtactctgatacctctaaatacaatccagtgcaatcaattgccttcagaagtcatctaattagttaatagagtcctactctgtgtaatttactctcagcataaatacacttattctgtgaaggcctcagtggtttgttagagaacactgaagatcaaacagcatcatgaagaccaaagaactcaccagacaggtcagggataaagttctggagaagtttaaagcagggttaggttataaaaaaaatatcccaagctctgaacatttcaagaagcactgttcaatccatcattcaaaaatggataaagtatggcacaactgcaaacctaccaagacatggccgtccacctaaactgacagagcgagcaaggagagcactggtcagagaagcagccaagaggcccatgatcactctggaggagctgcagaaatccgcagctcaggtgggagaatctgtgcacaggacgacTATAAgtagtacactccacaaatctggcctttttggaagagtggcaagaagaaaaccattgttgaaagacaggcataagaagtcccgtttgtggtttgccagaagccatgtaggggacaccgcaaacatgtggaagaaggtgctttggtcagatgagaccaaagttgaactttttggcctaaatgcaaagcgctatgtatggcggaaaactaacactgctgatgaccctgcacacaccatccccactgtgaaacatggtggtggcagcatcatgctatggggatgcttttcttcagcagggacagggaagctggtcagagttgatgggaagatggatggagctaaatacagggcaatcctggaagaaaacctgttgggggctgcaaaagacttgagactgggaagtagATTCACCTTccggcaagacaatgaccctaaacatacagccagagctacaatggaatggtttagctcaaagaatattcatgtgttagaatggcccagtcaaaatccagacctaaatcccattgagcatctgtggcaagacttgaaaattgctgttcacagatgctctccatccaatctggctgagcatgagctattttgcaaagaagaatgggcaaaaatttcagtgtctagatgtgcaaagctggtagagacataccacaaaagacttgcagctgtaattgcagcaaaaggtggctctacaaagtattgacgcgggggggggggcctgaatactaatgcacatcacatttttcagatttttatttgtttaaaattttgaagaccatttatcattttcgtttcacttcacaattatgtgctactctgtgttggtctcatctcattctcatctcattatctctagccgctttatccttctacagggtcgcaggcaagctggagcctatcccagctgactacgggcgaaaggcggggtacaccctggacaagtcgccaggtcatcacagggctgacacatagacacagacaaccattcacactcacattcacacctacggtcaatttagagtcaccagttaacctaacctgcatgtctttggactgtgggggaaaccggagcacccggaggaaacccacgcggacacggggagaacatgcaaactccacacagaaaagccctcgccggccccggggctcgaacccaggaccttcttgctgtgaggcgacagcactaaccactacaccaccgtgccgcctctgtgttggtctatcacataaaatctcaataaaaaacttttaagtccgtggttgtaaggtggaaaaatgtgaaaaagttcaaggggtatgaatactttttcaaggcactgtatgttccCAGAGTTCGATAATAGCAACTTGTTTCTTATTAAACTTCAAAGCCGTGAATAATTTTCATCTTCATTCTTTGCATACTCTAAACAAGGAAGTCTAAGACTAAACCCATACaacaggggtgccagggtgaaattggtcagggggccagattgttttcaagtgggacctcagggggccgcattaccggcgtgacaagaccaaacactaaacaaatagacatactatttgatatcatttatgaatataaatattatttttaaatgtttgtttttttaaataataaaaaaccaacaaaatggacaaggacacataaaaacacaactaaactgtaaattactttgatcagatttattgacaacttgcacataaaaccatgtcaatacacaggcctaattaggccaattaaaaaagatggccctaagtagccctaaagaagtcaaaagatgtgccaaggttaagtactccaccaacaggccaagtgactaaatattcactagaacttaataataaaaagacataaataacagatggtacattaacttaaacaactcccacaaactcccactcccacaaacataccctcccaatcattacttcacagcactatgttacatgggcagacaagccagctacgttttacatgtcgaagccagaagccttttatttttcaccagcttgtccacattgggggacaggctctgggccgtggctattttcatgacatcattgagatgtccatgtgtcatacgattgcgcattttcgatttactaatattcataactgaaaatgcctgctcacataaatatgttgtcccaaacatacagagtattttacctgcaaatgcagtgatagtcgggtactcaggtggcaacgattggtagaatgattcaataccaacagatttgtacatgtccttcaaccgcgtgcagcattgcaagtctatcagttccatttgcatcacctcggggacctcggaagcatccgtggtgaatggagagccaaaaaacgcaaagtccttttccagttcagtgaaaaccgtgaatcgattggcaaactcgtgcatgagaccggaaagcaagtttgcatacttgtccatgctctgatgactgacagacaaagatttcaaacaggggaaatgggctgcattgcgctgacaGAGCTGTGCCTTCCATAACGCAAGTTTACGTTGAAACGCACGGACACCGTCGTATTATACTCGGTAACGAGTTTGTTGTgaccttgcatattaacattcaataagttcaggtgttcggtaatgtccactaaaaaggcaaggtccctggtccattcggtgtcatccaattcctccacaggcttccctttagcctgcatgaactcggctatctctttgcgcaatttgtagaaccgtttgagcactgcgcctcggctcaaccaacgcacatcagtgtgatagggaaggccctggtggatgtcattttcagataaaAATGCATCGAATTGCTGGTGGTTGAGCCCTCTCGCTCTGATAAAATTGACAGTGGCAATATAATTTAAAATTTAAACAGTCTGTGGCGCGAATTGGACCGATGCAAATGGCAGGGCCATCAGGCAAATCTCCGCCTCTGACGTCAATGCAATCGGCAGTGAAAGACAGGTAATTGTTCTGTAATAATTGTTCGATGGGGTGCGGCAGACATTGATGGCTCTCTGCCGGCCGAACGATTAGAGGGCCATCAGCAAGGGGGCCGGATTAGATGTTCAttcgggccggatccggcccgcgggccgccaccATGGCACCAGTGCCATACAAGTTTATCAAGGTATCACAACAGGTATCAGGAGGTAttattcttacaaaaaaaaaaaacatgtagacATTTGCTTAAAAATGCTTATTACATACAGACAAGGGAAAATGGAAATATTCCACTGTGTTCCATTTATCTTGCTGCTGAGCAGGAAATCACTGAGTAGAACAGATGGTAAGAGTCGATCATCCCAGTTGAGTGTACACGAGTGTGTATCGTAGGTCAGTATGCAGTTGTACAAGTTTAAGCGAAAGATGGTTAAATAAAGAGTGTGTGTTGTTGGGTTTTGCATACATGGCAGACTGCTGATTACGTTAACCCCCTGATTTATAAATCTGTTGACGGTGTATATATACCGTATCTCCAAAACTCATGTTTACATTGAGTGTTGAAAAAAGTAAAATTTTGTCAATTAAATTCCCTGTTAATCCACATTTACTGTTAAAGATAACAGACAGTGAATGAGATATTATATGTTgcataatggattttttttttctggttaatCTTGCCTCACAGCCGCATCTGAATCTTGGTTAACATGTTTAAGAAGTTATTACTCAGTTCAGTTCAAAATGTTATGCGCCTAGCAACTTTAGGGATAGATACTGCCACATAAGCTACTTTACAGCAATCCAGATCTTGATTTAGATGCCTAGTGAGCAACCAAGTGGAAACAGGGGCAAGGACAAACTCCCAGAGACAAcatgaagaaactttgagaggaactaGATTCAAATGGGAAACCATCTTCTTCTGGGTGACACCTTAGAAATATGTATgagaagtaaaataaataaataaataaataatagccaAAGCATCCCAAAACATCTAAGCATCTTTTGTTAACCTTTAGGAGAGATGTGTTAGCGTGAGTACAGCTTATCTCAAGGCTTGAAAATTACTCAATAAGCAATTTTACTATTAGCATGACTTCATATCCTTGACTCTAAGGTGAACATTTTCTCATGAAAAAAGGTCCATTCATGTTCAAGGAAGCAAGTAAAATGGGTGGGTTGTCAGGCGTTAACACCCTGAAAATCTCTCTGAGACCTTCTTCTGATATTGggctttataaataaatttaactAGATAACAAAAATGCACCTATTTATCTTGCCCTCAAATATGATGACAGCTAGGCAGCCCACAGTGTCCTGAAGTTTTTCATACTGTAATTGTCCCAGAAGagtcctggtttttttttttttgcctttaccTGGCATTTACCTCCATATTTATACACTGATCatccataaaattaaaaaacagTGACAGGTGAAgtaaattacattgattatgttgttacaatggcacctgtcaaggggtgagatatattaggcagcaagaaaacagtcagttcttgatgtgttggaagcaggaaaaatgggcaagcataaggatctgagtgactttgacaagggccaaattgtgatggctagatgactgggtctgagcatctccaaaatggcacatcttctagcgtgttcccggtatgcagtggttagtactgaacgaaagtggtccaaggaaggacaactggtgaaccagcgagAGGATCACGGGtgccgaaggctcattgattcgcatggaggacgaaggctagcccatatggtccaatcccacagaagagctactgtagcacaaactgctgaaaaaagttaatgctgacacctttctgttttagccagcattaaatcttttcagcagtttgtactacagtagctcttctgtgggattggaccatatgggctagccttcatgccccatgagaatcactgagccttcgacacccatgatcctgtcaccggttcacaggTTGTGGGGGAACCAAAACACCAAGAACAGCAGCAGACATCCAAAAACATTTCAACATTTACATGAATACAGTGCAATACATTTTCAACATACCCACAATTTCACAACAAgcattacattacacacacaTATCAAACCGGGAGCTAACAAATAGCCCCATCAAGCAGTGCAACAGTAAGACAGAATTAACATGTACAagcaggaaaacaaacaaacccaacaaGAACAGCAGCAGCAAACGAACAAAAACAGAGTATACATGAGACAGCAGTTGTATATACAGTTGTGAATACAGGATATACACACCAGACCATCACATCCATACATGGATACATGGACCTTCCCCAAAGTGGCTTCACAAAGTTTGATGCACACAATATTTTTCCCTTCTTTTTCCTTCACTAAATCCAAGAAGCTGAAACCTGTTCCAGAATGACACCTGttccaaccccactgaacacctttgggatgaatctgaatgttgacttcactccaggcctcctcacccaacattactccctgacctcactaatgctcttttggctgaatgggcacaaatccccacagccacattccAAAATTTAGTGGAAAGGCTCCCAAGAAGAGTTTAGGTTCTTATAGAAGCAAAGTTGGACCAACTCCATATTAATCCCAATGTttttggaatgagatgttcaacaagtaCATAGGGGTATGATattcaggtgtccacaaattttTGTCCATATAGTATACATGTATGAATTTAATGATACTGTTTTAGCGCTTTGTTTCTGAGGTACTTCTCCAAGCATCGAATGGTGATTGGGTCAAAATCTGTGTCAAATTTATTAGCAAATAAATGATGCTGCTCTGTTATCCACTGCAGGTCCCCAACCCCATATACACAAACACTCCGAACATGAATACCCTGACAGGCAGGGTACACTGCATTGATGTTCCCCTCATGTCCTGCCCATTTGATTAGCCGGGAGATGCTGTAAGTGTCCATGATGTCAAATTTAGAGTGTGCGCGAAGAAACCCTGGGACACCAGGAATGCGTTGCATTGTAGCCCAAATAAATTCATCAGGGCTGTATGTATCATTTAACCATGACATCAACACCTGGGCTTTGGGGTCCTCAAGCACATAACGCACAAAATCACGACTCACCACTATGTATGCACCACCTGTGAATATCTTCATGCCAAAGGGTGGCGGTTTTTTATTTTGGTTGGTTCTCTGAATTCTGCCATTTATCACTTGGTATCTTTTTTTCCATCTATGCACCTTATTCTGGGGTGTGGTCACAGTCTCCAGGCTGTTACCACCAGCTAGTGCTTTAAGGGCATGTACTATCTCCAGGTTGGTTTTGATGGGGAAATCCTGCCCACATAGGTTGATGAAGTACTTCCAACGGTTGCTAACCTGGTAAAGATCCTTCATGCAATTGATGTCAGCCTGGACACGACTCCAGCTGGCGTAGACCACCTGTTCAAACTGGCTAGCCAAGAAAACGTTATCAATGCAAGAGACAATGGCATTAATCGCCCTCATAGTGGACTCGGGGGCTTTTTTGTCCACATGGATACAGTAAAAATTCTGAGGGCTGTATATGGACCTAAGGAGCCTCTCAAAATTCTGTACCTTGTGGTGAATGACAATGGAATATGCCACTGGGAATGCCTCTTCCTCCTCACTCAGTGGGGACAGGAGGTATTTCCGAGTCCTCAGGAACTTTTCACAGTCTTTCGTCTGCTTGACATATTGTTCATCAGTAATCCGTGTTATGTTCTTAAAGCTCTTTGTGATGGTCAGAATCTTAGCACGTTTAATCTCATCAATGTCTCCTTGTAAAATTTTCTTGCAGTCACACTCGTCCTCTGGAGTTTCATCATCTCTGAACATCAGTGATTTGTAATTCATCTTTGACTTTTCATAGATGATCAGAGAGACCAAGAGTATGAGTACACAAACTCCAGATAACAATGACCTCCAGAATCTTCTCTGTTGGACTTTTATTGACGCCATCAGCAAAACTGTTAGTAGTGTCACCTGTAGTAATCAGAGTGCATTATGTTAGGACTGGGGATATTGTATTCCTAGTAACAAGACTTGTGCAGGCTTTTGTATGTCTAGTCTGTATCAACATTTAATTGATAGAGAACAAAACTAGATTTACAAAGGACCATTAGGAAAGGACTACCACAGAGTTCACTGGAGGCCATTTAATGCATTTCCAGAACTTGGCTGATATAACTGGGGGAAAAAAGTATTACTTAGCTTTTGATGACTCTGAGGAGAGCTGTGATGAAAATCAGTAAAACTTATTCATGTGGGACTGAAAATGTACAC is a genomic window containing:
- the LOC132892439 gene encoding beta-1,3-galactosyl-O-glycosyl-glycoprotein beta-1,6-N-acetylglucosaminyltransferase-like isoform X1; protein product: MVMVTLLTVLLMASIKVQQRRFWRSLLSGVCVLILLVSLIIYEKSKMNYKSLMFRDDETPEDECDCKKILQGDIDEIKRAKILTITKSFKNITRITDEQYVKQTKDCEKFLRTRKYLLSPLSEEEEAFPVAYSIVIHHKVQNFERLLRSIYSPQNFYCIHVDKKAPESTMRAINAIVSCIDNVFLASQFEQVVYASWSRVQADINCMKDLYQVSNRWKYFINLCGQDFPIKTNLEIVHALKALAGGNSLETVTTPQNKVHRWKKRYQVINGRIQRTNQNKKPPPFGMKIFTGGAYIVVSRDFVRYVLEDPKAQVLMSWLNDTYSPDEFIWATMQRIPGVPGFLRAHSKFDIMDTYSISRLIKWAGHEGNINAVYPACQGIHVRSVCVYGVGDLQWITEQHHLFANKFDTDFDPITIRCLEKYLRNKALKQYH
- the LOC132892439 gene encoding beta-1,3-galactosyl-O-glycosyl-glycoprotein beta-1,6-N-acetylglucosaminyltransferase-like isoform X2: MASIKVQQRRFWRSLLSGVCVLILLVSLIIYEKSKMNYKSLMFRDDETPEDECDCKKILQGDIDEIKRAKILTITKSFKNITRITDEQYVKQTKDCEKFLRTRKYLLSPLSEEEEAFPVAYSIVIHHKVQNFERLLRSIYSPQNFYCIHVDKKAPESTMRAINAIVSCIDNVFLASQFEQVVYASWSRVQADINCMKDLYQVSNRWKYFINLCGQDFPIKTNLEIVHALKALAGGNSLETVTTPQNKVHRWKKRYQVINGRIQRTNQNKKPPPFGMKIFTGGAYIVVSRDFVRYVLEDPKAQVLMSWLNDTYSPDEFIWATMQRIPGVPGFLRAHSKFDIMDTYSISRLIKWAGHEGNINAVYPACQGIHVRSVCVYGVGDLQWITEQHHLFANKFDTDFDPITIRCLEKYLRNKALKQYH